A single Anopheles arabiensis isolate DONGOLA chromosome 2, AaraD3, whole genome shotgun sequence DNA region contains:
- the LOC120896812 gene encoding uncharacterized protein LOC120896812, with translation MHHLLYLYALTNVATGFTLLSPLLSLIVQRECNTPGIVDLRVLFDSSLEVDNILKPATNHSNHCTGPIILQQLFSNVSFGHHLRKTRLNVVHISNLTENNLQQIGTYIKQSANYDWGAKYLFHLPSLTADQLSNFTAVATILSGQRLYNNLFAINRKHLLTFNVLNSAIHRHDQIRTAVQDLFQDKFRQMHRYHLEDLIDVEIYPFHFVIYGKFKIFNREAYFITMAADRLNLSMVEREDQLNLVFKHQFKDHVKENGIIVTYGHSEGDFRRIWTNDMEGLCIVVPAANILTIFNDLIDPFDRHIWLLWFVCSELTAIVWTVVKCVQSPTARTPIAFLQQYGELHLVLLQCCVLAPPELKRIRKIEQLLLFCYILAVFHIVTVYVSVVISNLSTVRYANTLDTLQDLIVHQTPIIGTETQLQILRQRAYNLNFEPHGEYVATVMACSHAQLAVKHSPNVYKLIQEPLISHYIVYLLHKESILQEVLERYVALSYQANLYRYWDNFILQKVPIARDRTAFMADVIKFDDIIWFFVLLPVGAALGMVVFLLEIACYRLTERRSKGMYK, from the exons ATGCATCACTTGCTCTACCTTTACGCACTGACAAACGTAGCTACTGGCTTTACACTACTATCGCCACTGCTTTCTCTGATCGTACAGCGAGAATGTAACACTCCCGGAATTGTAGATCTTCGTGTGTTGTTCGATTCTTCGCTTGAAGTGGACAACATCTTGAAACCTGCCACCAACCATTCCAACCACTGTACGGGACCAATCATTCTTCAACAGCTATTCAGCAACGTTTCCTTCGGACATCATCTACGCAAAACCCGACTGAACGTGGTGCATATTTCCAATCTCACGGAAAACAAT CTGCAACAAATTGGAACCTACATTAAGCAGTCCGCCAACTATGACTGGGGAGCGAAGTATCTGTTCCATCTACCCTCACTGACTGCGGATCAGCTAAGTAACTTCACAGCAGTCGCAACCATCCTTTCCGGACAACGGCTGTACAACAATCTGTTTGCGATCAATCGTAAACATCTCCTTACCTTTAACGTACTGAACAGCGCCATTCATCGCCACGATCAGATCCGTACGGCAGTGCAGGACCTATTCCAGGATAAGTTCCGCCAAATGCATCGCTACCATCTGGAGGATCTGATCGATGTAGAGATTTATCCGTTTCACTTCGTTATTTACGGAAAATTTAAGATATTCAACCGGGAAGCTTACTTCATCACCATGGCCGCCGATCGGCTTAACCTGTCGATGGTGGAACGTGAGGATCAACTAAACTTGGTCTTCAAACATCAGTTCAAGGATCACGTAAAGGAAAACGGTATCATCGTCACCTACGGTCACAGTGAGGGAGATTTCCGGCGCATATGGACGAACGATATGGAAGGTCTGTGCATAGTGGTTCCGGCTGCGAATATTTTAACCATTTTCAACGACCTGATCGATCCTTTCGATCGGCACATCTGGCTGCTATGGTTCGTGTGTAGTGAGCTAACGGCTATCGTTTGGACGGTTGTTAAGTGCGTTCAATCTCCCACCGCTAGAACACCGATCGCGTTCCTACAGCAGTACGGTGAACTTCATCTGGTATTGCTGCAGTGTTGCGTCCTTGCACCGCCAGAGCTTAAGCGGATTCGCAAAATAGAGCAGCTGCTTCTGTTTTGCTACATTTTGGCCGTTTTCCACATCGTCACGGTGTATGTGTCTGTAGTCATCTCCAATCTATCCACCGTACGATATGCTAACACACTTGACACCCTACAAGACTTGATCGTTCATCAGACTCCAATTATAGGCACGGAAACTCAGCTGCAAATACTACGGCAACGTGCGTACAATTTAAACTTCGAACCTCACGGAGAGTACGTAGCTACTGTAATGGCGTGCAGTCATGCACAGTTGGCGGTAAAACATTCGCCCAACGTTTACAAGCTAATACAGGAGCCCTTGATTTCGCACTACATCGTTTATCTGCTGCACAAGGAGTCGATCCTGCAGGAGGTGCTGGAGCGATACGTTGCCCTGTCGTATCAAGCCAACCTGTACCGGTACTGGGACAATTTTATCCTCCAAAAGGTACCGATCGCCCGTGATCGTACGGCATTTATGGCGGATGTGATTAAATTTGACGATATTATTTGGTTTTTCGTGCTGCTACCGGTTGGAGCAGCGCTAGGAATGGTCGTTTTCCTGCTGGAGATCGCATGCTACCGCTTAACGGAGAGACGGTCAAAGGGAATGTacaaataa